The Aphanothece sacrum FPU1 nucleotide sequence TCGCGGTATCGTCCCACATCGATCCCTAATAGAGAACATAACATAATGCGAACAGTTGCTTTATGGGAGACGACTAACACATTACCATTGTCATAGGTTTGCTCAATTTCTTCAAGGACTTCGGAACTGCGACGAGCAACATCAATACCCTTTTCTCCCCCATTGGGCGCATTCCAGCCGGGATCAGCCAACCAGCGTACATAATCATCATGAAATTCTTGGTTGACCTGTATAGGGGTTTTACCTTCCCATTGACCATACAAAATTTCTTTGAGTCCAGCACGCACAAGCATTTCTATTCCCACTTTATCGCATAAAGGTTTGGCCGTTGCAATTGTTCGACGTAGGGGACTACAATAAACAGCTTTCCAGGGAAGATGATGATAAGCTTTGGCAAAGTCTTCTGCCATCTCTTTTCCTTCTTGGGTTAGGTCAATATCTGATCTACCGCAATAGGTTCCTGTCTGACTTGCCGTAGTTTCCCCATGACGTAGAAAATAAATATTTAACCTATTCTTCATAAAATTTTAGGGTTGTTTTAACTTTTTCTATTGACCCAACTATTGTGTAATTCTTGATAGCCAATTATCCAATAGTATAACGCATAATTCAGTCCGCTAAATAGTTTTGGTAATCCTTCTATTAACGGATTGTATATTACACCTCTCAAAAATAGAGAATCAGCTATAATAGCTAAAAATAATAAAATAACACTAATTATTATAATATGATAGGGAGTTTGTTTCAAGTCTTTCCAAAAAACGAAAAAATAAATAAGCATAATTATAGCATACACTTGAATAGTAATAATTTTAGGAATATTAAAATAAAGAAAAATAATATGAATACGATAAATTTCATTCATTAAAAATGCGCTAGTTATGAGACTTGAACCCAACAGAAAATTGAGATTTTTATGTTGAGGAGAAATTTTTTTAAGGAAAGAAAAAGTAAAGGCACAAATAACTGGAGGAATACAACATAAAAGCTGAAACGTATGGGTTAAAAATCCTGCCGTAGGATAAGGAGGAGTTGCCGGGGGCATAAATAATCCTATAACTGATGGTTCAAACCTTTTAGCATATAACATGATCAAAAGGGTTAAACAGATTCCTACACTATTAAAAATTATGGCAATATGACCTATTTTCATTCTTTCATTTCCTTTCACGTTCTCTGTTATTGTACTTTTTATATAGTAAACCCCAGGATGGATAATGCCCAAATTAATCTTGGAGAAATAGTCTCCTGAAATATTAATATTTGAGATAGGGGGTGAACACAACCAGAACCGACACCTGAGATAATAAGAAAAAGGGATCGGGCGATGGCTAAAGTTGCTGATTATACCGAAGTACCTATAAGGGAGATATATTAATTTATGTTTAAGACCATTTTGTTTCCTGTTGACCAAAGTAGAGAAGCCCGTGAAGCGGCTGAAACGGTGGTTAACCTTGTCAAAACCTATAGTAGTCGTCTTGTTTTATTATCAGTGGTAGAAAAGCCTTCTACGGAAGAAGTCCCCTCTCAACCAGGAGTCATGGCCTCACCTGAAGCAGTAGCAAAATTATTACAAGGGGCCCAAACCTTATTTGCTGATAAGGGTATCGAAGCCGATATCATAGAACGGGAAGGAATGCCTTCATTTACTATCTGTGATGTGGCTGATGAAATTAATGCTGATTTAATTGTAATGGGATGTCGAGGACTCGG carries:
- a CDS encoding histidine phosphatase family protein; translation: MKNRLNIYFLRHGETTASQTGTYCGRSDIDLTQEGKEMAEDFAKAYHHLPWKAVYCSPLRRTIATAKPLCDKVGIEMLVRAGLKEILYGQWEGKTPIQVNQEFHDDYVRWLADPGWNAPNGGEKGIDVARRSSEVLEEIEQTYDNGNVLVVSHKATVRIMLCSLLGIDVGRYRDRIGMPVGSLSIVEMAENGPLIHIMTDRSHLKPELRDRKGT
- a CDS encoding universal stress protein translates to MFKTILFPVDQSREAREAAETVVNLVKTYSSRLVLLSVVEKPSTEEVPSQPGVMASPEAVAKLLQGAQTLFADKGIEADIIEREGMPSFTICDVADEINADLIVMGCRGLGLTSEGASESVTNRVINLSPCPVLIIP